DNA sequence from the Sulfurimonas sp. HSL3-1 genome:
ACATCAAAACCCTGCTCAAACTGCTGACCAACCTCGGCGCGGCCTTTGAACTCGACGGTAACCGTGTCACCATTGATACCCGGCCGGTCAGCCATACAATGGCCACCTACGACATTGTTAAAACCATGCGCGCGTCCATTCTCGTCCTTGGCCCGCTGCTCGCGCGCTTCGGCCACTGCGAAGTCTCCCTGCCCGGGGGCTGCGCCATCGGGCAGCGGCCGATCGACCTGCACCTCAAAGCCCTTGAGCATATGGGCGCGGAGATCACCATCCATGCCGGCTACGTCCGCGCCGAAGCCCCCGACGGCCTCAAGGGTGCGCACATTCTCTTCGACAAGATCACCGTCACCGGCACAGCCAATATCGTCATGGCCGCCGCCCTCGCCAAAGGGAAAAGTACCATCACGAACGCCGCGCGCGAACCCGAAGTCGTCCAGCTCTGCGAGATCCTCCGTGATGCCGGGGTCGCCATCGAAGGGATCGGCAGTTCCGAGCTTGTCATTGAAGGCACCGCGGGCAAACTCGTCGACATCGCCTCTTTCGCCGTCATCCCCGACCGCATCGAAGCAGGCACCTACCTCTGCGCCGCGGCCATTTCACGCTCACCGCTGACGCTGACAAATGTCCGGCCCGACCACCTCGAAGCAGTTCTGGGCAAACTCGAAGAGATGGGCGTGGGGATCGAAACGACGGAGGACACGATCACCGTCCACCCTGTCCAGTCCCTCAAACCGGTCGACATCACGACCATGGAGTACCCCGCCTTCCCGACGGACATGCAGGCGCAGTTCCTCGCGCTCTGTACCCAGGCCGAAGGGACATCGACCGTCGAAGAGCGCCTCTTCGAAAACCGCTTTATGCACGTCAGCGAACTGCA
Encoded proteins:
- the murA gene encoding UDP-N-acetylglucosamine 1-carboxyvinyltransferase; the protein is MDYFKINGPKTLNGSVAVSGAKNAALPLIAMTILSEKPVTVTNLPHVVDIKTLLKLLTNLGAAFELDGNRVTIDTRPVSHTMATYDIVKTMRASILVLGPLLARFGHCEVSLPGGCAIGQRPIDLHLKALEHMGAEITIHAGYVRAEAPDGLKGAHILFDKITVTGTANIVMAAALAKGKSTITNAAREPEVVQLCEILRDAGVAIEGIGSSELVIEGTAGKLVDIASFAVIPDRIEAGTYLCAAAISRSPLTLTNVRPDHLEAVLGKLEEMGVGIETTEDTITVHPVQSLKPVDITTMEYPAFPTDMQAQFLALCTQAEGTSTVEERLFENRFMHVSELQRLGADITLKGNTATVKGPSALFGADVMATDLRASSALVLAALVAEGETNIHRIYHLDRGYEALEEKFSLIGADIARLKE